A single genomic interval of Brevibacillus brevis harbors:
- the tycB gene encoding tyrocidine non-ribosomal peptide synthetase TycB — protein sequence MSVFSKEQVQDMYLLTPMQEGMLFHALLDEEHNSHLVQMSISIQGNLDVGLFTDSLHVLVERYDVFRTLFLYEKLKQPLQVVLKERPIPILFCDLTAYDEQEKQQRYTQYKRNDQEKTFHLAKDSLMRVAIFQMTESEYQIIWSFHHILMDGWCFSIIFDDLLSVYLSLKNGAPISLDPVQPYSQFIRWLEKQDKEAARAYWRDYLEQFEQQTSLPKFGKSSSKAFLPAQYRFALDRMLTQQLSAIASQNQVTLPTVIQTLWGILLQSYNATNDVLFGSVVSGRPTEIVGIDKMVGLFINTIPFRIQAKNDQTFADLIQDVHQRTLQSQSYEHVPLYDIQNDSVLKQDLIDHLMVIENYPLVEALQKKVATQQVGFTISDVEMFEPTNYDMTVMVMPKEEIAMRFDYNAAVFNEALIQKMAGHLEQIAACVANNPKVSLQQVTLLTETEKQELMARNRDTSVAYPTKTMHELFMEQVDRTPEQVAVVFGEQQLTYRELDEKSNQLARFLRRKGIAADSLVGTMMDRSIEMIVGILGVLKAGGAFVPIDPELPEERIAYMLEHSGIQLVVTQQHLLEKVSASTEKIDISAPAIWEESHASVETINQPDDLFYIIYTSGTTGKPKGVMLEHKNMANLMHFTFAKTNIDFHEKVLQYTTCSFDVCYQEIFSTLLSGGQLYLITNEMRRHVEKLFAFIQEKQISILSLPVSFLKFIFNEKDYAQSFPRCVKHIITAGEQLVVTHELQKYLRNHHVFLHNHYGPSETHVVTTFTMDPSMDIPELPPIGKPISNTGIYILDEKLQMKPDGIVGELYISGANVGRGYLHNPELTAEKFLENPYQSGERMYRTGDLARWMPDGNIEFLGRIDHQVKIRGHRIELGEIESHLLNHASIKEAVVIDRTDETGGKYLCAYVVWTEEVSNEELRAYLSRTLPEYMIPSFFMSLERIPVTPNGKTDRRALPIPEGNAFKGADYLAPTTELEQKMAAIWENVLGVSPIGIQDNFFTLGGHSLKAIHLISRMQKDCQADVPLRVLFDRPTIQEIAKYVEGEEEGKYLAIPRVAMQEHYPVSSAQKRMLILNQLDPASTVYNLPVVTVLDGELNVQQLEHAISNLVSRHESLRTSFHTINGEPVQRIHQECKLPIAYMEATEDGLNQVIMDFMRPFDLEKAPLSRVGLVKLGERRHVMIIDMHHIISDGVSSQIILNELAQLYQDKSLPEQRIQYKDFAVWEKGLAQTDQYKKQEAYWTERFAGEIPVLNLPLDYSRPSVQSFEGERYLFGSEKQLLDGLQRVAADTGTTLYMVLMAAYHVLLAKYSGQEDMVVGTVTAGRTHPDTESITGMFVNTLAMRNQPVATKSFKQFLREVKDNTLSAFEHGEYPFEELVEKLAVNRNRSRNPLFDTLFILQNMDANPIKIEGMTVTPYVPEGKMAKFDLSLEATQNNAGLMFCFEFCTKLFKQETIERMSRHYIQILQEVIRNTDLALYQIEMLTEQEKQELLVHFNDTFKPVQLESTLPQLFEEQVGKTPDQIALVCGDQRLTYQELNKKANQLARTLRKKGVSADQRVGIMANRSLEMVIGILAILKAGGAYVPIDPEYPNDRIAYMLEDCEARLVLTHEHLGTKVAAGVECLYLEDKSNYSRITTNLDPIHTATNLAYIIYTSGTTGRPKGVMVEHRGIVNSVTWNKEEFALSVHDRGLLALSFAFDGFVLTFFALILSGSTVVLTKDEEAKDPIALKNLISTWSCSYTLCVPSLFQAVLECSTADEISPMKMAVLGGEKLSPKLVEMCKEMNPQMIAVNAYGPTESSVIATYLCDTLPDAPITIGRPIANTSIYIVDHSHQLLPIGVVGEICIGGLGLARGYWNKPELTEEKFVSNPFEPGERMYKTGDLGRWLPDGTIEFAGRLDEQVKVRGYRIEIGEIESVLLSYETTNEAIVVAYQDGSGDAYLTAYFTGKDNISEAALRTHLSQELPAYMVPTYLVQLDAFPLTPNGKIDRKALPKPEGKPTTGVEYVAPANEVEATLAKIWENVLGITGIGVMDNFFELGGHSLKAMTVVAHVHREFQTDLPLKHFFEQPTVRALSRLIAHSENAPDASIQPAEPQEYYPVSSAQQRMYVLHQLEGAGISYNTPGMIMLEGQLDREQLKHALQALVDRHEIWRTSFEMVGDQLVQKIHDHVEVEMEYRSAEEHQIDEIFHAFVRPFDLAVPPLLRMGLVQISNERHLLLYDMHHIASDASSVTIIFNELAELYQGRQLPELRIQYKDFSVWQKRFTESDDFKKQEEYWRQAFEGHNTVLEIPTDFPRPAVKSFEGDQIVLATDRPLLEALHALAAETKTTLFMVLLAAYNLLLSKYTGQEDIVVGTPISGKTRAELEPIVGMFVNTLAIRNKPTAEKTFKEFLMEVKQNALDAYDHQDYPLESLVEKLGIQRDPGRNPLFDTMFILQTDELYQKTLGQLTYQPYESTSALAISKFDLSFHLTERETDLLLRLEYSTKLFRRDTVDRMSRHFMQILRNVAAEPDRQLQAIEMLTAEEKQLLLVEFNHTDREFTEDQTIQQLFEELAANTPDQTAIVFEEKSMSYQELNEKANQLAAVLREKGVGPSQIVVMMVERSLEMVIATLAILKAGGAFLPVDPDYPEDRVRYMIEDSQAKLVLTHSHLIHKVSSQAEIIDLDDAGSYSSHSDNLLCINKPSDLAYIIYTSGTTGNPKGVMLEHKGAANLQAVFKNQLGVTPQDRPGHFASISFDASVWDMFIALLTGATLYIISRDTINDFRKFEEYVHKNGITILTLPPTYAIYLEADRMPSLRILITAGSAATIALVEQWKEKVTYINGYGPTENTVCATLWKALPHEPVGQTITIGKPIQNTKLFIVDEQMQLKTVGQIGELCISGVALARGYWNRPELTAEKFVDNPFVPGEKMYRTGDLAKWLPDGNIEYLGRIDHQVKVRGHRVELGEVESVLLRYETIIEAAAITHLDDQGQPYLCAYYVADGEASPAQLREFMGKELPNYMVPSFFVQLDKMPLTPNDKIDRKALPKPSHEEKSGREYEAPQNELEHLLATTWAEVLGIGQVGMKDNFFELGGDSIKAIQVSTRLHASGWTLAMKQLFQYPTIEQVAAHVIPNNRESDQGVVEGEIGLTPIQRWFFECNFTDRHHWNQAVMLFREDGFDPGLVQQAFYKIVEHHDALRMIYKQENETITQINRALTGERFRFHSYDLKDHANSAAHILELSDHIQSSIDLEQGPLVHLALFSTTEGDHLLIAIHHLVVDGVSWRILFEDFSSAYSQALHNQEIVLPKKTDSFKDWSIQLQNYAESDELLREAAYWHNLESTTTAGKLPTDFVTADRKQKHTRTAKVELTAQETENLLRHVHHAYHTEINDLLLTALGLTVKEWANTDYAVINLEGHGREDIQNEMNVTRTIGWFTSQFPVVLDMEKSKDLSYQIKQIKENLRHIPKKGIGYEILRTMTADKLRPSLQFSLRPEISFNYLGQFDSDVKSGGLTFSPLGTGQLFSPESERVFLLDISGMIEDGKLQISFGYSSLQYQEETIAKLADNYRNHLLSIIEHCLSKENGELTPSDLGDDDLSMEELENILELI from the coding sequence ATGAGTGTTTTTAGCAAAGAACAAGTACAAGATATGTATTTATTGACGCCCATGCAAGAGGGAATGTTATTTCACGCCTTGCTAGACGAAGAACATAACTCTCATCTTGTACAGATGTCCATTTCGATTCAGGGCAATCTTGATGTTGGTTTGTTTACCGATAGCTTGCATGTACTGGTAGAGAGATATGATGTGTTCCGCACGTTGTTTCTCTATGAAAAATTAAAACAGCCTTTGCAGGTTGTCTTGAAGGAACGGCCCATTCCCATCCTATTTTGCGATTTAACTGCATACGACGAGCAAGAAAAGCAGCAGCGCTACACACAGTACAAAAGGAATGACCAAGAGAAAACCTTTCATCTAGCGAAAGATTCGTTGATGAGAGTGGCTATTTTCCAAATGACGGAGAGCGAATACCAAATCATCTGGAGTTTTCATCACATACTCATGGACGGTTGGTGCTTTAGCATTATTTTTGATGACTTGCTTTCCGTCTACTTATCCTTAAAGAATGGGGCACCGATTTCGCTTGATCCGGTGCAGCCATACAGCCAATTTATTCGTTGGCTGGAAAAGCAAGATAAAGAGGCTGCTCGCGCATATTGGAGAGACTATCTGGAACAATTTGAACAGCAAACTTCCTTGCCGAAATTTGGGAAGTCTTCTAGCAAAGCCTTTCTACCAGCGCAATATCGTTTTGCGCTGGACCGTATGCTGACGCAGCAGCTTTCTGCGATCGCAAGTCAAAATCAAGTGACATTGCCGACGGTGATTCAAACCTTATGGGGGATTCTCCTCCAATCCTATAACGCTACGAATGATGTACTATTCGGCTCTGTTGTATCCGGGCGACCAACAGAAATCGTAGGAATCGACAAAATGGTTGGGTTGTTCATCAATACCATTCCATTCCGCATTCAAGCGAAAAACGATCAAACCTTTGCCGACTTGATACAGGATGTGCACCAAAGAACACTGCAATCCCAATCCTATGAGCATGTACCTTTGTACGATATTCAAAACGATTCTGTATTGAAGCAAGATTTGATCGATCACTTGATGGTCATCGAAAACTATCCGTTAGTCGAGGCCTTGCAGAAAAAAGTAGCGACACAGCAAGTAGGTTTTACCATTTCTGATGTCGAGATGTTTGAGCCTACCAATTATGACATGACCGTCATGGTAATGCCCAAAGAAGAGATTGCGATGCGGTTTGATTATAATGCTGCTGTTTTCAACGAAGCTCTTATCCAAAAAATGGCTGGACATCTCGAGCAGATTGCGGCTTGCGTGGCAAACAATCCGAAGGTCAGCCTTCAGCAGGTTACTTTGCTGACAGAAACTGAAAAACAAGAGCTAATGGCCAGAAACCGTGATACTTCCGTTGCCTATCCAACGAAAACGATGCACGAGCTCTTCATGGAACAGGTGGATAGGACACCTGAGCAGGTAGCTGTCGTATTCGGAGAACAGCAGTTGACGTATCGGGAGCTAGATGAAAAGTCCAATCAGCTCGCCAGATTTTTGAGAAGAAAAGGCATTGCAGCAGACAGTCTGGTTGGTACGATGATGGATCGTTCGATCGAGATGATTGTCGGAATTCTTGGGGTTTTGAAAGCCGGTGGTGCGTTTGTACCGATTGATCCGGAGCTGCCAGAAGAACGAATTGCCTACATGCTCGAGCATAGCGGGATTCAATTGGTAGTGACCCAGCAGCATCTACTAGAGAAAGTCTCTGCTTCTACTGAAAAAATAGATATCAGCGCTCCAGCCATCTGGGAAGAGAGCCATGCGTCTGTGGAAACGATCAATCAACCAGATGACTTGTTTTATATCATCTACACGTCCGGAACGACAGGCAAACCAAAAGGGGTCATGCTTGAGCATAAAAACATGGCAAATCTGATGCACTTTACGTTTGCCAAGACCAACATCGATTTTCATGAAAAAGTATTGCAGTATACCACATGCAGCTTTGATGTTTGCTACCAGGAGATCTTCTCCACGTTGCTTTCCGGGGGACAGCTCTATCTCATCACGAATGAGATGAGACGTCATGTAGAAAAACTGTTTGCCTTTATCCAGGAGAAACAGATCAGCATATTGTCCCTCCCTGTATCTTTCTTGAAATTTATCTTTAACGAAAAAGATTATGCCCAAAGCTTCCCGCGTTGCGTCAAGCACATTATCACTGCCGGGGAACAGCTCGTCGTCACTCATGAGCTACAGAAATATCTGCGGAACCATCACGTATTTTTACACAATCATTACGGGCCGTCGGAGACACATGTGGTAACTACCTTCACGATGGACCCAAGCATGGATATACCAGAGCTGCCACCAATCGGAAAACCGATCAGCAACACAGGCATTTATATCCTGGATGAAAAGCTGCAAATGAAACCAGATGGCATTGTTGGGGAGCTGTATATCTCTGGTGCGAATGTAGGAAGAGGGTATTTGCACAATCCGGAGCTGACTGCGGAGAAGTTTCTCGAGAACCCGTATCAATCAGGAGAAAGAATGTATCGAACGGGTGACCTCGCTCGTTGGATGCCAGATGGCAATATTGAGTTTTTAGGGCGAATCGACCATCAGGTAAAAATCAGGGGTCATCGCATCGAGTTGGGAGAGATCGAATCGCACTTGCTCAACCACGCCTCCATCAAGGAAGCCGTGGTCATCGATAGAACCGATGAGACAGGTGGCAAGTATTTGTGCGCCTATGTTGTTTGGACAGAGGAAGTCAGCAACGAAGAGCTGCGTGCGTACTTATCACGAACGCTGCCGGAGTATATGATCCCTTCCTTCTTTATGAGCTTGGAGCGGATTCCGGTCACACCTAATGGAAAAACAGACAGAAGAGCCTTACCCATCCCTGAGGGTAATGCTTTTAAGGGAGCGGATTACCTCGCTCCGACAACCGAACTGGAACAGAAAATGGCAGCGATTTGGGAGAACGTACTCGGCGTATCCCCGATTGGCATTCAGGATAATTTTTTCACGCTGGGGGGCCATTCGTTAAAAGCCATTCATCTCATTTCCCGGATGCAAAAAGACTGCCAAGCAGATGTTCCGCTTCGCGTGTTGTTTGACAGACCAACCATTCAAGAAATCGCCAAGTATGTGGAAGGTGAAGAGGAAGGAAAGTATCTCGCTATTCCGCGCGTCGCCATGCAAGAGCACTATCCTGTATCCTCTGCGCAAAAACGCATGCTGATATTAAACCAGCTTGATCCGGCTAGTACGGTGTACAATCTGCCCGTTGTGACTGTACTCGATGGGGAATTGAATGTGCAGCAGCTGGAGCATGCCATTTCCAATCTGGTGAGTCGTCATGAATCGCTGCGGACTTCCTTCCATACCATTAACGGTGAGCCGGTTCAACGCATTCATCAGGAATGCAAGCTGCCAATCGCCTACATGGAAGCGACAGAAGATGGTTTGAATCAAGTCATCATGGATTTCATGCGTCCGTTTGATTTGGAAAAAGCGCCATTAAGTCGGGTTGGACTGGTCAAACTGGGAGAGCGGCGCCATGTCATGATCATCGATATGCACCATATCATTTCGGATGGTGTGTCATCGCAAATCATCCTGAATGAACTTGCGCAGCTCTATCAAGACAAATCCTTGCCTGAGCAACGCATTCAATATAAAGACTTCGCGGTTTGGGAGAAAGGTCTGGCACAGACAGACCAATACAAAAAACAGGAAGCGTATTGGACCGAGCGATTCGCTGGTGAAATTCCTGTTTTGAACCTGCCTTTAGACTACTCTCGACCGTCTGTTCAAAGCTTTGAGGGCGAACGTTATTTATTCGGCTCGGAAAAACAGCTACTGGATGGCTTGCAAAGAGTGGCGGCAGATACTGGTACTACGCTCTATATGGTGCTCATGGCAGCCTATCATGTTTTGCTCGCAAAATACTCCGGGCAAGAAGACATGGTAGTCGGGACCGTGACAGCTGGAAGAACGCACCCTGACACCGAAAGCATCACGGGTATGTTCGTCAACACGCTGGCAATGAGAAATCAGCCGGTGGCAACCAAAAGCTTCAAGCAATTTTTACGAGAAGTGAAGGACAATACACTCTCTGCCTTTGAGCATGGGGAGTACCCGTTTGAGGAACTCGTTGAAAAGCTGGCGGTCAATCGAAATCGAAGCCGCAATCCATTATTTGACACCTTGTTTATTTTGCAAAACATGGATGCCAATCCGATCAAGATCGAAGGCATGACAGTGACGCCTTACGTGCCCGAGGGCAAAATGGCGAAATTCGATTTGTCGCTCGAAGCAACCCAAAACAACGCAGGTCTCATGTTCTGCTTCGAATTTTGCACCAAGCTGTTCAAGCAGGAGACTATCGAACGCATGTCGCGTCATTACATCCAAATCTTGCAAGAAGTCATCCGGAACACGGACTTGGCTCTCTATCAGATAGAGATGCTCACCGAGCAAGAAAAGCAGGAATTGCTGGTCCATTTCAATGACACATTCAAGCCTGTTCAGTTGGAAAGCACACTCCCACAGCTATTTGAAGAACAAGTAGGGAAAACCCCTGATCAAATCGCGCTGGTTTGCGGGGACCAAAGGTTGACATATCAGGAGCTCAATAAGAAGGCCAATCAGCTTGCTCGTACATTACGGAAAAAAGGAGTAAGTGCTGACCAACGAGTTGGGATTATGGCAAATCGTTCCTTGGAGATGGTGATTGGAATCCTTGCCATTCTCAAGGCTGGCGGAGCATATGTGCCTATTGATCCAGAATATCCGAATGATCGCATTGCCTATATGCTGGAAGATTGCGAAGCCCGTCTGGTGCTTACCCACGAGCATCTTGGAACAAAGGTTGCGGCTGGAGTGGAATGCCTGTATCTGGAGGATAAGAGTAACTATTCTCGTATCACCACAAACCTTGACCCGATTCATACGGCTACCAATCTGGCTTATATCATTTACACATCGGGTACGACGGGTAGGCCAAAAGGGGTCATGGTGGAGCACCGAGGTATTGTCAACAGTGTGACGTGGAACAAAGAAGAGTTTGCCCTATCTGTCCATGACAGAGGTTTGTTGGCTCTATCTTTTGCCTTTGATGGTTTTGTCCTTACCTTCTTTGCGTTGATTCTATCCGGTTCAACGGTTGTCTTGACGAAGGATGAAGAAGCCAAAGATCCGATAGCGCTCAAAAACCTGATCTCAACATGGAGTTGCAGCTACACGTTATGCGTACCGAGCTTGTTCCAGGCGGTTTTGGAATGCAGCACCGCCGACGAGATCAGTCCGATGAAAATGGCCGTGCTCGGGGGAGAAAAGCTATCGCCGAAGTTAGTTGAGATGTGCAAAGAGATGAATCCGCAGATGATTGCTGTCAATGCGTACGGTCCGACAGAAAGCAGCGTTATCGCCACCTATCTGTGCGATACGCTCCCGGATGCTCCGATCACCATTGGACGGCCAATAGCAAACACAAGCATATACATCGTGGACCATTCACATCAACTGCTCCCAATCGGTGTAGTGGGAGAGATATGCATAGGCGGACTCGGTTTGGCACGCGGATATTGGAACAAACCAGAACTTACCGAGGAGAAGTTTGTCTCCAATCCATTTGAGCCTGGTGAACGCATGTACAAGACGGGCGACCTTGGCAGATGGCTCCCTGACGGGACGATTGAATTCGCAGGACGCCTGGATGAACAAGTAAAAGTGAGAGGATACCGGATTGAGATCGGGGAGATAGAATCGGTTCTGCTCAGCTATGAAACGACAAATGAAGCGATTGTCGTGGCTTATCAGGACGGAAGCGGGGATGCGTATCTGACTGCCTATTTCACCGGGAAAGACAACATCTCGGAAGCGGCGCTTCGAACACATCTATCGCAAGAATTGCCAGCGTATATGGTACCAACCTATCTGGTTCAACTGGATGCTTTCCCGCTCACGCCAAATGGCAAGATCGATCGCAAAGCGCTGCCGAAGCCTGAAGGAAAGCCTACAACAGGTGTGGAGTATGTCGCTCCTGCCAATGAAGTAGAGGCAACACTGGCCAAGATTTGGGAAAACGTCCTTGGCATCACAGGCATCGGAGTGATGGATAACTTTTTTGAGCTGGGTGGACATTCTTTGAAAGCAATGACGGTAGTGGCGCATGTGCACAGGGAATTTCAAACCGATCTTCCGTTGAAGCATTTCTTTGAACAGCCTACCGTTCGAGCCTTGTCCAGGTTGATAGCACACAGTGAGAATGCGCCAGATGCATCGATTCAACCAGCAGAACCACAAGAGTACTACCCGGTATCCTCTGCCCAGCAGCGGATGTACGTGCTCCATCAGTTGGAAGGCGCGGGCATCAGCTACAATACGCCTGGGATGATCATGCTAGAGGGTCAACTGGATCGCGAACAATTGAAGCATGCACTGCAAGCATTGGTGGATCGTCACGAAATCTGGAGAACCTCCTTTGAGATGGTAGGAGATCAGCTAGTCCAAAAAATTCATGACCACGTGGAAGTGGAAATGGAATATCGGAGTGCAGAAGAACATCAGATCGATGAAATTTTCCATGCGTTTGTCCGTCCATTTGATCTGGCTGTTCCGCCACTGCTGCGCATGGGCCTCGTGCAAATCTCGAATGAACGTCATCTTCTCTTGTATGACATGCATCATATTGCTTCGGATGCCTCGTCTGTCACGATCATTTTCAATGAACTGGCGGAATTGTACCAAGGCAGACAATTACCGGAGCTGCGTATCCAATACAAAGATTTTTCTGTTTGGCAAAAACGCTTTACCGAGTCAGATGACTTCAAGAAGCAAGAAGAGTATTGGCGCCAGGCGTTTGAGGGGCATAACACTGTCTTGGAGATTCCGACAGATTTTCCACGCCCAGCTGTGAAAAGCTTTGAGGGTGATCAAATCGTACTCGCTACCGATAGACCTCTGCTAGAAGCTTTACATGCGTTGGCTGCAGAAACGAAAACGACCTTGTTTATGGTCTTGCTAGCCGCTTACAACTTGCTGCTCTCGAAGTATACGGGGCAGGAGGATATCGTTGTCGGAACGCCAATCTCCGGTAAGACACGCGCTGAGCTCGAACCGATTGTTGGTATGTTCGTCAATACGCTAGCAATCAGAAACAAACCGACAGCAGAGAAGACCTTCAAGGAGTTTCTGATGGAAGTCAAGCAGAATGCCCTGGATGCCTATGATCATCAGGATTATCCGTTGGAAAGTCTGGTTGAAAAGCTTGGGATTCAACGTGATCCGGGACGCAATCCACTTTTTGATACCATGTTCATTCTGCAAACCGACGAGCTTTACCAAAAAACACTGGGTCAACTGACCTATCAGCCCTATGAATCGACGAGCGCACTTGCCATTTCAAAGTTCGACCTGTCTTTTCACCTGACTGAACGGGAAACAGACCTGTTGCTGCGACTGGAGTACAGTACCAAGCTGTTTAGAAGAGACACCGTAGACAGAATGTCGCGTCATTTTATGCAAATTCTACGCAATGTTGCGGCAGAACCTGACAGGCAGCTTCAGGCGATTGAGATGCTGACGGCAGAAGAAAAGCAGCTGTTGCTAGTGGAATTCAATCATACAGACAGAGAGTTCACGGAAGACCAGACCATACAACAGCTCTTTGAGGAACTGGCAGCGAACACGCCTGACCAAACGGCCATTGTATTTGAAGAGAAGAGCATGTCATACCAAGAGCTCAATGAAAAAGCGAACCAGCTAGCTGCGGTTTTGCGGGAAAAAGGGGTAGGTCCTTCGCAAATCGTCGTCATGATGGTAGAGCGTTCCTTGGAAATGGTCATTGCCACACTCGCCATTTTAAAAGCTGGCGGAGCCTTTTTGCCTGTCGATCCCGATTATCCCGAAGATCGAGTTCGCTACATGATCGAGGATAGTCAAGCGAAGCTCGTGCTTACCCATTCTCACTTAATCCACAAGGTGTCCAGTCAGGCAGAAATTATCGATTTGGACGACGCGGGGAGCTATTCGTCGCATTCAGACAATTTGCTTTGCATCAACAAGCCGTCAGATCTGGCCTATATCATTTACACGTCCGGTACCACTGGCAATCCAAAAGGAGTCATGCTGGAGCACAAAGGGGCAGCCAATCTACAGGCGGTTTTCAAAAATCAACTCGGCGTAACGCCACAAGATCGGCCAGGGCATTTTGCGAGTATCTCTTTTGACGCATCGGTGTGGGATATGTTTATAGCTCTATTGACAGGAGCGACCTTGTATATTATCTCCCGCGATACAATCAATGATTTCCGCAAGTTTGAGGAATATGTCCACAAAAACGGAATTACCATTCTCACGTTACCGCCGACGTACGCTATTTATCTTGAGGCTGACCGTATGCCGTCCCTGCGTATCCTGATTACTGCTGGATCGGCTGCAACTATCGCGTTGGTAGAGCAATGGAAAGAGAAAGTGACCTATATCAATGGCTACGGCCCCACAGAGAATACAGTTTGCGCCACACTCTGGAAAGCTTTGCCGCATGAACCAGTTGGTCAGACCATTACGATTGGCAAACCGATTCAGAATACGAAGTTGTTCATCGTGGATGAACAAATGCAATTGAAGACAGTCGGTCAAATAGGTGAATTGTGCATCAGCGGGGTGGCGCTAGCCAGAGGATATTGGAATCGACCAGAATTGACGGCTGAAAAATTCGTCGACAATCCGTTTGTGCCAGGAGAGAAGATGTATCGCACCGGGGATCTGGCCAAATGGCTTCCGGACGGAAATATCGAGTATCTCGGTAGAATCGACCATCAGGTGAAGGTACGCGGTCATCGGGTAGAGCTGGGCGAGGTCGAGAGTGTCCTGTTGCGATATGAGACGATCATTGAGGCAGCAGCTATCACACATTTGGATGACCAGGGGCAACCTTACCTGTGCGCATACTATGTAGCCGATGGGGAAGCAAGTCCGGCTCAACTGCGTGAATTTATGGGAAAAGAATTGCCAAATTATATGGTTCCCTCCTTCTTCGTTCAGTTGGATAAGATGCCGTTGACACCGAATGACAAAATTGACCGCAAAGCATTGCCGAAGCCAAGTCACGAAGAGAAATCGGGCAGGGAATATGAAGCACCACAAAACGAACTGGAACACTTACTGGCAACGACCTGGGCAGAGGTATTGGGAATTGGGCAAGTGGGAATGAAAGACAACTTCTTTGAATTGGGCGGAGATTCCATCAAAGCCATACAGGTATCCACGCGTTTGCACGCATCAGGCTGGACGCTAGCGATGAAGCAACTGTTCCAATATCCGACCATTGAACAAGTGGCTGCTCATGTCATACCGAACAACAGAGAGAGCGATCAGGGAGTAGTAGAAGGCGAGATTGGCTTGACGCCCATCCAGAGGTGGTTCTTCGAGTGCAATTTCACTGACCGTCACCACTGGAATCAGGCTGTCATGCTCTTCCGAGAGGATGGCTTTGATCCGGGACTTGTTCAGCAAGCGTTCTATAAAATCGTCGAGCACCACGATGCGTTGCGCATGATATATAAACAGGAGAATGAGACAATCACGCAAATCAATCGAGCGCTGACAGGTGAGCGATTCCGTTTCCATTCGTATGACTTGAAAGACCATGCAAATAGCGCAGCTCATATTTTGGAGTTATCTGATCACATCCAAAGCAGTATCGATTTGGAACAGGGACCACTCGTCCACTTGGCACTCTTCTCCACAACGGAAGGGGATCATTTACTGATTGCCATTCATCATCTGGTCGTGGATGGCGTTTCATGGCGCATCTTGTTTGAAGATTTTTCCTCTGCCTATTCGCAGGCTCTCCACAATCAGGAGATCGTCTTGCCGAAAAAGACAGATTCCTTCAAGGATTGGTCGATTCAATTGCAAAACTATGCGGAGAGTGACGAGCTTTTGCGTGAAGCTGCGTATTGGCACAACCTCGAGAGCACGACCACGGCAGGAAAGTTGCCAACCGATTTTGTTACAGCAGATCGTAAACAAAAGCACACCCGTACAGCGAAGGTCGAGTTGACAGCGCAAGAGACAGAAAACCTGTTACGTCACGTACATCATGCCTATCACACAGAAATAAATGACCTGTTGCTGACTGCGTTGGGATTAACCGTGAAAGAGTGGGCGAATACCGACTACGCTGTCATCAACCTGGAAGGTCACGGTCGCGAAGATATTCAGAATGAAATGAATGTGACCAGAACGATTGGGTGGTTCACATCCCAGTTCCCTGTCGTGCTTGATATGGAAAAGTCAAAGGACTTGTCATACCAAATCAAGCAAATCAAAGAAAACTTGCGCCATATTCCGAAAAAAGGAATTGGCTACGAGATATTACGCACGATGACAGCGGATAAACTGCGTCCATCCCTGCAATTTAGCCTGCGGCCGGAAATCAGTTTTAACTACCTCGGGCAATTTGATTCGGATGTAAAATCTGGCGGACTTACTTTCTCGCCACTCGGTACGGGGCAGCTTTTCAGTCCAGAATCGGAGAGAGTATTCTTGTTGGATATTTCCGGCATGATCGAGGATGGAAAGCTCCAGATCAGTTTTGGCTATAGCAGTCTCCAGTATCAGGAAGAGACCATCGCGAAATTGGCAGACAACTATCGGAATCACTTGCTCAGCATTATTGAGCATTGCCTATCAAAAGAAAATGGAGAATTGACCCCAAGCGATTTGGGTGATGATGACCTTTCCATGGAAGAACTGGAGAACATCCTGGAATTAATCTAA